The following are encoded in a window of Planococcus versutus genomic DNA:
- a CDS encoding replication initiation protein translates to MDSNYLVTQGNQLIEARQKKPLSTREQKIILTMVSMIEPTDEDFKDYVISVREFHEMLGLEGREHYTQLKKIVEDLMSKVVEIPSKNDGWVMTHWVSRAEYVDGSGTIKLRFAPDLKPYLLQLKTAFTSYKLSNILSLKSGYSIRLYELMKKWQHLGRWEYPVQDLKDKIGIETNTYKQYGHFKSRVLQPAVIELNKKTDLTIEFKEIKKGRSIEKIEFTIRHTPEKEIQLPKDEKKQGKVKKPSKFEQIRARLNEQTDGYRFDTVFFAQLHQGASLIWKEDAEKELEFLIRYVNEEQSVKNPLGFIKAKITSAWDVHEAGGHITFADLQPMKERPTGRQERLPDWFTSRDQPKVAAKPNPEFEKEKEETLKRLAAKKRKDT, encoded by the coding sequence ATGGATTCAAATTATTTAGTTACACAGGGAAATCAATTGATTGAAGCTCGCCAAAAAAAACCACTAAGTACTAGAGAACAAAAAATTATTTTAACTATGGTTAGTATGATTGAGCCAACTGATGAAGACTTTAAAGACTATGTTATTTCCGTTCGAGAATTTCATGAAATGCTTGGATTAGAAGGACGAGAACATTATACGCAACTAAAGAAAATAGTAGAAGATTTGATGTCTAAAGTAGTGGAAATACCATCTAAAAATGATGGATGGGTAATGACCCACTGGGTGTCTAGAGCTGAATATGTAGATGGCTCTGGAACGATTAAACTTCGTTTTGCACCAGATCTTAAGCCTTACTTATTACAATTAAAAACAGCATTTACGTCTTATAAATTGAGTAACATTTTATCGTTGAAAAGTGGTTATTCTATTCGATTATATGAATTAATGAAAAAATGGCAGCACCTTGGCCGATGGGAGTATCCTGTTCAAGATTTGAAAGATAAGATTGGAATAGAAACTAATACTTACAAGCAATATGGCCACTTTAAATCTCGAGTTTTACAGCCTGCAGTTATAGAATTAAATAAAAAAACAGACCTTACTATAGAATTTAAAGAAATAAAAAAAGGGCGAAGCATCGAGAAGATTGAGTTTACTATCCGACATACTCCAGAAAAGGAAATTCAATTACCGAAAGACGAAAAGAAACAGGGAAAAGTTAAAAAACCCTCTAAATTTGAGCAAATACGCGCTCGATTAAACGAACAGACTGATGGTTATCGATTCGATACAGTATTCTTTGCACAGCTGCACCAAGGCGCGTCCCTTATCTGGAAAGAGGATGCCGAAAAGGAATTAGAATTCCTGATTCGCTACGTCAACGAAGAACAAAGCGTGAAAAATCCACTTGGATTCATCAAAGCCAAAATCACTTCGGCATGGGATGTTCATGAAGCAGGAGGGCACATTACGTTTGCGGATCTGCAGCCGATGAAAGAACGTCCAACCGGACGACAAGAAAGATTACCGGATTGGTTCACGTCTAGAGATCAACCTAAAGTCGCCGCCAAACCAAATCCTGAATTTGAAAAAGAGAAAGAAGAAACGCTCAAACGATTAGCCGCTAAAAAAAGAAAAGATACGTAA